A genomic window from Silene latifolia isolate original U9 population chromosome Y, ASM4854445v1, whole genome shotgun sequence includes:
- the LOC141632772 gene encoding uncharacterized protein LOC141632772, whose translation MCDGWSLSTNTSYHPGGRIWVLWNPTIFHVQFMYYTAQLIHMEIIEISTQFYFYCTMVYAFNDTGERKDLWTTLNGISSTIRGPWMLCGDFNCVLCPAERLGGHTTEKEISDFQDYLDHCQLFDSPAAGIFDHSPCVVQDVNSHVKGRRSFKYYNMWSQVPDFIPCIQTHWNTYWPGTKMFRVVMKLKALKKPLKALNQQLFADIENSAAHAWKILDAIQDQLKLDPTDASLISKEKEVAGVYINLQSACYSFYLQKTKATWVNQGDNNTRYFHSLLKGRSAKNKVFLIEDHHGVT comes from the exons ATGTGTGATGGTTGGTCCTTATCTACTAATACTTCCTACCATCCTGGAGGTAGAATTTGGGTGCTGTGGAATCCCACTATCTTTCATGTTCAGTTTATGTATTATACTGCACAGCTTATTCACATGGAAATAATTGAAATTAGTACTCAGTTCTATTTTTACTGTACTATGGTCTATGCTTTTAATGACACTGGTGAAAGGAAGGATCTTTGGACTACTTTGAATGGTATCTCTAGCACTATTCGGGGGCCTTGGATGCTTTGTGGGGATTTCAACTGTGTTTTATGTCCTGCTGAGAGACTTGGTGGTCACACAACTGAGAAAGAAATTTCTGATTTTCAGGACTATCTTGATCATTGCCAACTGTTTGATAGTCCTGCTGCTG GTATTTTTGATCACTCTCCATGTGTGGTTCAAGATGTTAACTCTCATGTGAAAGGAAGGAGGAGTTTTAAATATTATAATATGTGGAGCCAGGTTCCTGATTTCATTCCTTGTATTCAAACTCATTGGAATACTTACTGGCCTGGTACTAAAATGTTTAGAGTGGTTATGAAGCTTAAGGCACTCAAGAAGCCACTTAAAGCTCTCAATCAGCAGCTATTTGCAGATATTGAGAATAGTGCTGCTCATGCTTGGAAAATTTTAGATGCTATACAGGATCAGTTAAAATTGGATCCTACTGATGCTTCTCTGATAAGTAAGGAAAAAGAAGTTGCTGGTGTATACATAAACTTGCAGTCTGCCTGTTATAGCTTCTATCTTCAAAAAACTAAAGCCACTTGGGTTAATCAGGGTGATAATAATACAAGATATTTTCATAGTCTGTTGAAAGGGAGAAGTGCTAAAAACAAGGTTTTTCTTATTGAGGATCACCATGGTGTTacttga